In the Vibrio gigantis genome, one interval contains:
- the bamD gene encoding outer membrane protein assembly factor BamD: MKHLTLAGLLAVSLLAGCSSTEEIVPDVPPSVLYSEAQESLQSGSWLSAIEKLEALDSRYPFGAYSEQVQLDLIYAYYKNDDLALGLATISRFLRLNPTHEKQDWVLYMRGLTHMAQDRNFMHDIFNIDRSDRDPEPVKLAFADFKRLLERFPSSPYAEDAQKRMFALKNRLADYDLATADFYLRREAWIAAINRTQELQKTYPDTIAARKSLDIQLEAYKQLGLDDAVSRTEKLIELNPLP; this comes from the coding sequence ATGAAACACCTTACTTTAGCGGGTCTATTAGCCGTATCACTCTTGGCTGGTTGTTCAAGTACCGAAGAGATAGTGCCAGATGTACCGCCATCGGTTCTCTACTCTGAGGCTCAAGAATCGCTACAGAGCGGTAGCTGGCTTTCTGCCATTGAAAAGCTAGAAGCCCTAGACTCTCGTTACCCTTTCGGCGCCTATTCTGAACAAGTACAGCTAGACCTGATTTACGCTTACTACAAAAATGATGACCTAGCGCTTGGCCTAGCGACCATTTCACGTTTCTTGCGTTTAAACCCAACTCACGAGAAGCAAGACTGGGTTCTTTACATGCGCGGCTTAACGCACATGGCGCAAGACCGAAACTTCATGCACGATATTTTTAATATCGACCGCAGTGATCGAGATCCTGAGCCAGTAAAGCTCGCTTTTGCTGACTTTAAGCGACTACTCGAGCGTTTCCCTAGCAGCCCTTATGCTGAAGATGCACAAAAACGCATGTTCGCACTTAAAAACCGTTTGGCGGATTACGACCTAGCAACGGCGGATTTCTACCTACGCCGTGAAGCTTGGATTGCTGCGATTAACAGAACGCAAGAGCTGCAAAAAACTTACCCAGACACCATTGCTGCGCGCAAGTCTTTAGATATCCAACTAGAAGCTTATAAACAGCTAGGCCTAGATGACGCAGTTTCAAGAACAGAAAAGTTGATTGAATTAAACCCACTACCTTAA
- the pheA gene encoding prephenate dehydratase yields the protein MTDRSISLDDIRLRLNDLDDELLKLLSERRKLSIEVAKSKVETSKPVRDAVREQQLLVKLINNGKDKYELDAQYITKLFHTIIEDSVLLQQSYLQNLANPQSRKPLARVAFLGSKGSYSHLASREYFSRKNMELIELNCNHFKEVASTVESGHADYGVLPIENTSSGSINEVYDLLQHTTLYIVGELSQPIEHCLVAKNDIRLEDIKTLYSHPQPHQQCSEFLSRLKGVSLESCASTADAMKKVKDLDGDDVAAIGNASSGKLYGLQPIQGNIANQTENHTRFIVVARKPVEVSTQIPAKTTLIMSTSQEAGSLVETLLILQRLGINMTKLESRPIMGNPWEEMFYVDLEAHLDSDNMQQAITELTAITRHLKVLGCYPSENIKATQVKLS from the coding sequence ATGACTGACCGCTCAATTTCACTGGATGATATCCGCCTTCGTCTTAATGATTTAGATGACGAACTGCTTAAGCTACTTTCAGAGCGTCGCAAGCTAAGTATCGAAGTCGCTAAAAGCAAGGTAGAAACATCAAAGCCAGTTCGTGATGCAGTAAGAGAACAACAACTGTTGGTTAAACTGATCAACAACGGCAAAGATAAGTACGAATTGGATGCTCAGTACATTACTAAGCTGTTTCACACCATCATTGAAGATTCAGTCCTACTGCAACAGTCATACCTACAAAATCTTGCGAACCCGCAAAGCCGTAAACCATTGGCTCGCGTTGCATTCTTAGGTTCTAAAGGCTCTTACTCGCACCTTGCTAGCCGTGAATATTTCAGCCGCAAGAATATGGAGTTGATTGAACTGAACTGCAATCACTTCAAAGAAGTGGCATCAACGGTAGAATCTGGCCACGCTGACTACGGTGTGCTACCTATCGAGAACACCAGTTCAGGTTCCATTAACGAGGTCTACGACCTACTGCAACACACAACGCTTTATATCGTTGGTGAACTATCTCAACCGATTGAGCATTGCCTTGTTGCCAAAAATGATATTCGTTTAGAAGACATCAAAACCCTCTATTCACACCCACAACCTCACCAACAGTGCAGTGAATTTTTGAGTCGCCTTAAAGGTGTCAGCCTTGAGTCTTGCGCAAGTACAGCGGATGCAATGAAAAAGGTGAAAGACCTGGACGGCGATGATGTGGCAGCGATAGGCAATGCATCGAGCGGTAAGCTTTACGGCCTACAACCTATCCAAGGTAACATTGCAAACCAAACTGAGAACCACACTCGTTTCATCGTTGTAGCACGTAAACCGGTTGAAGTATCAACGCAAATACCAGCCAAGACGACACTCATCATGTCGACATCCCAAGAAGCGGGTTCTTTGGTAGAGACACTACTGATCTTACAACGCTTAGGTATCAACATGACCAAACTAGAATCTCGTCCTATTATGGGCAATCCTTGGGAAGAGATGTTCTATGTCGATTTAGAAGCACATCTGGATTCGGATAATATGCAACAAGCGATAACGGAACTAACAGCCATTACTCGCCACCTTAAAGTGTTGGGCTGCTACCCAAGTGAGAACATCAAAGCGACTCAAGTTAAGTTGTCATAG
- the yjjX gene encoding inosine/xanthosine triphosphatase, with product MKSVIIASLNPAKINAVKSAFLSAFPNTEFDFKGINVPSGVADQPMSNDETYQGAVNRVHNAAQAQPNADFYVGLEAGIEKNVTFAWMVIEANGQRGESRSASLMLPPAVLKKLEHANELGDVMDEVFGTDNIKQKGGAIGLLTHNQLSRSSVYHQALILALIPFVNPEHFPI from the coding sequence ATGAAATCTGTAATCATCGCATCGCTGAACCCAGCTAAAATAAACGCCGTTAAAAGTGCGTTCTTATCTGCTTTTCCGAATACTGAGTTTGATTTCAAAGGCATCAATGTCCCTAGTGGTGTCGCCGATCAACCGATGAGCAATGATGAAACCTATCAAGGTGCCGTGAATCGTGTCCACAACGCAGCTCAAGCTCAGCCCAATGCAGACTTCTATGTTGGCCTAGAAGCGGGAATAGAAAAAAACGTCACCTTTGCGTGGATGGTGATCGAAGCGAATGGTCAACGTGGAGAGTCTCGTTCAGCAAGCCTGATGCTGCCACCAGCCGTGCTTAAGAAGCTAGAGCATGCAAACGAGTTAGGTGATGTGATGGATGAAGTGTTTGGTACCGACAATATCAAACAGAAAGGTGGGGCGATTGGCCTACTGACACATAATCAACTGTCACGAAGTTCTGTTTATCATCAGGCTTTAATTTTAGCGCTGATCCCATTTGTAAATCCTGAGCACTTTCCTATCTAA
- the hpf gene encoding ribosome hibernation-promoting factor, HPF/YfiA family — MKMNITGKNIDITSAIRDHIESKFKKLDKWQVDIIGCQASFSEEPNKKKKFEAVLTVPKGQLVASSIHDDLYVAINEVEQKLERQLNKLRHKPEARRAEKPEIEELEAEVE, encoded by the coding sequence ATGAAAATGAACATCACTGGTAAAAACATCGACATTACCTCTGCAATCCGTGATCACATAGAAAGCAAATTTAAAAAGCTGGATAAATGGCAAGTAGACATCATTGGCTGCCAAGCGAGCTTTAGCGAAGAACCAAACAAGAAGAAAAAATTTGAAGCGGTTCTAACCGTACCAAAAGGCCAACTTGTTGCTTCATCAATTCATGACGACCTCTACGTAGCTATCAACGAAGTAGAACAAAAACTAGAGCGTCAACTCAACAAGCTACGCCATAAACCTGAAGCACGCCGCGCCGAAAAGCCTGAAATCGAAGAGCTAGAAGCTGAAGTAGAATAA
- the rluD gene encoding 23S rRNA pseudouridine(1911/1915/1917) synthase RluD, whose translation MAQQITLTDTVKSSQLGQRLDQAVAELFTDFSRSRIKEWLLDGKIQVDGEVITKPRVKVLGGEEIILQAELADEERWEAQDIPLDIVYEDDDLLVINKPRDLVVHPGAGTPDGTILNALLFHYPQIAEVPRAGIVHRLDKDTTGLMVVAKTVPAQTRLVRALAKRRITREYEAIAIGKMTAGGVVEKGISRHATKRTLMDVNELGKPAVTHYRVAEHFREHTRIRLRLETGRTHQIRVHMSYLQHPLLGDVAYGGRARIPKGASEELTTMIRSFDRQALHAVMLKFVHPITGEEVEFHAPVPNDMVVMAEALRVDARENKEEDI comes from the coding sequence ATGGCTCAGCAGATCACATTAACAGACACAGTAAAAAGCAGCCAGTTAGGTCAACGTTTAGACCAAGCTGTCGCTGAACTATTTACCGATTTTTCTCGCTCTCGTATTAAAGAGTGGCTTCTTGACGGCAAAATCCAAGTGGATGGCGAAGTTATTACTAAGCCGCGCGTTAAGGTTTTGGGCGGTGAGGAGATCATCTTGCAAGCTGAACTTGCAGATGAAGAGCGCTGGGAAGCACAAGATATTCCTCTAGACATCGTCTACGAAGATGATGACTTATTGGTTATCAACAAGCCTCGCGACTTGGTTGTACACCCAGGAGCAGGCACGCCGGATGGAACCATACTAAACGCATTGCTTTTCCATTACCCACAGATTGCAGAAGTGCCTCGTGCAGGTATTGTGCACCGTCTTGATAAAGACACAACAGGTCTTATGGTTGTAGCTAAAACGGTTCCAGCTCAAACTCGTCTTGTACGTGCTCTTGCTAAGCGTCGTATTACTCGTGAATATGAAGCAATTGCAATTGGCAAAATGACCGCTGGTGGTGTGGTAGAGAAAGGCATTAGCCGTCATGCAACTAAGCGTACCTTAATGGACGTAAATGAATTAGGAAAGCCAGCGGTAACTCACTACCGTGTTGCTGAGCACTTCCGCGAGCATACTCGTATTCGTCTGCGCCTAGAAACGGGTCGTACTCACCAAATCCGTGTTCATATGTCATACCTTCAGCATCCACTGCTAGGTGATGTTGCATACGGTGGTCGTGCTCGTATTCCAAAAGGTGCATCTGAAGAGCTAACGACAATGATTCGTTCTTTTGACCGCCAAGCACTGCACGCCGTTATGCTTAAATTTGTTCACCCAATTACAGGTGAAGAAGTGGAGTTCCACGCACCTGTGCCAAATGACATGGTTGTGATGGCTGAAGCATTACGTGTTGATGCTCGCGAAAATAAAGAAGAAGACATTTAA
- the pgeF gene encoding peptidoglycan editing factor PgeF: MSLIIPNWNAPNNVKAIASTRVGGFSTDAYQGLNLGTHVGDDASLVENNRTWLKQQANMPTAPIWLNQTHSTDVVTVLQSTADILDADGVFTTAKGVVCSAMTADCLPVILTDTKGTQVAAVHAGWRGLAGGILENAVAKFSNLDSENKIIAWLGPAIGKQAFEVGDDVLKAFISFDPQAKLAFKAKPEPGKWLANMSQLAKQRLEKVGVSEVTDSNLCTFADADAFYSYRRDGITGRQATFIWLD; this comes from the coding sequence ATGTCGTTGATCATCCCTAACTGGAATGCACCCAATAACGTGAAGGCAATTGCGTCGACACGTGTAGGAGGCTTTTCTACTGATGCGTATCAAGGATTAAACCTAGGTACGCATGTTGGGGATGATGCTTCGCTTGTTGAAAACAATAGAACTTGGCTTAAGCAGCAAGCTAACATGCCCACAGCTCCTATATGGTTAAATCAAACTCACTCAACAGACGTCGTAACGGTTTTACAATCTACGGCAGATATTCTTGATGCTGACGGTGTATTTACCACTGCGAAAGGTGTTGTCTGTTCTGCGATGACCGCCGATTGCTTACCTGTAATTCTTACTGATACCAAAGGCACTCAAGTTGCTGCTGTTCATGCTGGTTGGCGTGGTCTTGCTGGTGGAATTCTTGAAAATGCAGTCGCAAAGTTTTCAAACCTAGATTCAGAGAATAAGATCATTGCTTGGCTTGGTCCTGCAATAGGCAAACAAGCTTTTGAAGTTGGTGATGATGTGTTAAAAGCTTTCATCAGTTTTGACCCTCAAGCGAAGCTCGCATTTAAAGCGAAACCTGAACCCGGTAAATGGCTAGCGAATATGTCTCAACTGGCAAAGCAACGACTTGAGAAAGTGGGTGTGTCGGAAGTGACAGATTCCAATCTATGTACCTTCGCTGATGCCGATGCGTTTTATTCTTATCGTCGTGATGGTATTACTGGACGCCAAGCTACCTTTATTTGGTTAGACTAA
- a CDS encoding putative bifunctional diguanylate cyclase/phosphodiesterase — MKLSTKILLLITPVILISTAASSYIIYSTQKSSFIKREDNALQLNMEKLAGYFRQSRSFLNSYSYTLTQSDMVKRYFLTDQNLSRDLELANNLREAIHFLQDDDESYTGLALLNGDRKLRYYADNSNDSRTQIDNKILKYVDQHYQSTLATSSTNYIQNSQGEGMLVHYEKIARQAISPTVGNQPNDAFFVVVSVSLDKFNALRKQIEFDYQTSLFFTSIAVSLESDVTHSVKLAPELYATVDPAQFLLENKLNSIWNKLSLSFALSAFVTVVLLLMLLSRTVITPITRLDRQLQQVEKKQRKNIERLGSRDELGRLSQRFYDMYQELDNTYQQTKLLAENDQLTQIANRHQFQTFVQQSLPKPSSNTETWVLYFDLDNFKFVNDKYGHQIGDSILVSFAQRISDICHHYKAEFDAHCMPARLSGDEFVVYINAPSHRGNIAHRFSNDLLTPLQKGFVTESGTFPITVSIGIATYPNDGDSIENLLSNADTAMYQAKRAGKNQFADYSRDLDKTIQRQANIERALRDKNFNDEFRLVYMPYMDSTGTDVIGVEVLLRWNSKQLGLVPPDEFIPIAEQTGLFEHVDRWVIENAFASFHRLQAQFDHSIQLSINLSSAGIETTDLADFIQEHAELNRIPPSLIDFEITETFYSNSEGFPLLNKLSCMGYRLAIDDFGSGYTSITQLVQYPTQKIKLDKAFLDTLIETDNQNIVKPVIGLCHAQGKKVTAEGIETQGMHQWLLDAQCDMLQGYYFGKPMPLEELSEWYRQHQLNLIDNKKNLTHEICNHRIAEPS, encoded by the coding sequence ATGAAGCTAAGTACTAAAATCTTACTACTGATAACCCCTGTGATACTGATCAGTACCGCGGCTTCTAGCTATATTATTTATTCGACGCAGAAAAGCAGCTTCATCAAACGCGAAGACAACGCACTTCAGCTGAACATGGAAAAACTAGCCGGATACTTTCGTCAATCTCGTTCGTTCCTCAATAGCTACTCTTACACCTTGACCCAAAGTGACATGGTGAAACGTTACTTTCTCACAGACCAAAATCTATCCCGCGATCTTGAATTGGCTAATAACCTTCGAGAAGCTATACATTTTCTGCAAGATGACGATGAAAGCTATACGGGTTTAGCGCTTCTCAATGGTGACCGAAAACTGCGTTATTACGCGGATAATAGCAACGACTCACGCACTCAAATTGACAATAAAATATTGAAGTACGTTGACCAGCATTATCAAAGCACCCTAGCAACATCAAGTACCAACTATATTCAAAACTCTCAAGGCGAAGGAATGTTGGTTCACTATGAAAAGATAGCTCGACAAGCGATTTCCCCAACCGTTGGCAATCAACCCAACGATGCGTTCTTTGTTGTTGTATCTGTTTCTCTCGACAAATTTAATGCGCTTAGAAAGCAGATTGAGTTCGACTACCAAACCAGCTTGTTCTTCACATCCATAGCGGTTTCTTTAGAAAGTGATGTCACTCACTCAGTCAAGCTTGCACCAGAGTTGTACGCCACGGTCGACCCGGCGCAATTCCTGTTGGAAAACAAGCTCAATTCCATTTGGAATAAGCTGAGTTTGTCATTCGCACTGTCTGCGTTTGTGACTGTCGTTCTACTACTTATGCTTCTTTCTCGCACTGTGATTACTCCGATAACACGGCTCGATCGACAGCTACAGCAAGTAGAAAAAAAACAACGAAAGAACATTGAGCGCTTAGGCTCTCGTGATGAGCTTGGCCGCCTATCACAGCGTTTTTATGACATGTACCAAGAGCTAGATAACACCTACCAGCAAACCAAGCTCTTAGCTGAAAATGATCAGTTAACCCAAATCGCTAATAGGCATCAGTTTCAAACCTTCGTTCAGCAATCTTTGCCAAAACCGAGTTCAAATACCGAAACCTGGGTTCTCTACTTTGACTTGGATAACTTCAAGTTTGTGAACGACAAATACGGACATCAAATCGGCGACTCGATTCTGGTCTCTTTTGCTCAGCGTATTTCAGATATTTGTCACCACTATAAAGCTGAGTTCGACGCTCATTGCATGCCTGCTCGACTTTCTGGTGACGAGTTCGTTGTCTACATTAATGCTCCTAGTCACCGAGGAAATATCGCACATCGATTCTCGAATGATTTACTGACTCCACTGCAAAAAGGCTTTGTCACCGAATCTGGCACCTTCCCAATTACAGTCAGTATTGGCATTGCGACCTACCCTAACGATGGCGATTCGATCGAGAACCTACTGTCGAACGCAGATACCGCGATGTACCAAGCCAAGCGTGCCGGTAAAAATCAATTTGCTGACTATTCACGAGATTTAGACAAGACTATTCAGCGCCAAGCAAACATTGAACGAGCGCTTAGAGATAAGAATTTTAATGATGAATTCAGGCTCGTTTACATGCCCTATATGGATTCAACTGGGACTGATGTTATTGGCGTTGAGGTGTTATTACGCTGGAATTCGAAGCAACTTGGTTTGGTTCCACCGGATGAATTCATTCCAATTGCCGAACAAACCGGGTTATTCGAACATGTTGACCGCTGGGTAATAGAGAATGCATTTGCTTCATTCCATCGGCTTCAGGCTCAATTTGATCACTCAATTCAATTGTCGATCAACTTATCTTCTGCTGGCATTGAAACTACGGATCTTGCAGACTTCATTCAAGAACACGCTGAGTTAAATCGCATCCCACCTAGCCTTATCGATTTTGAGATAACCGAAACCTTTTACTCAAATTCAGAAGGCTTTCCACTGCTGAACAAACTGTCATGCATGGGCTACCGCTTAGCGATTGATGATTTTGGTTCCGGTTACACCTCTATCACTCAACTGGTGCAGTATCCAACTCAGAAAATTAAATTGGATAAAGCGTTTTTAGATACCTTAATTGAGACCGATAACCAGAACATAGTAAAACCGGTCATCGGGTTATGTCATGCTCAGGGGAAAAAGGTCACCGCCGAAGGTATTGAAACTCAAGGCATGCACCAGTGGTTACTGGATGCACAGTGCGATATGCTGCAAGGCTATTACTTTGGTAAACCTATGCCATTAGAAGAGTTGAGTGAATGGTACCGACAACATCAACTCAATCTAATCGACAACAAAAAGAATCTGACACATGAAATCTGTAATCATCGCATCGCTGAACCCAGCTAA
- the trpR gene encoding trp operon repressor encodes MASQPEYDNWQQLMDLVKTAVEKDQHELLLTMMMTPDERDALVARINIFCELMKGDMSQRQVSQMLGVGVATITRGSNELKAKSEQEKAVIADLLLK; translated from the coding sequence ATGGCATCACAACCTGAATATGATAATTGGCAACAACTGATGGACTTGGTAAAGACGGCTGTCGAAAAAGATCAGCACGAGCTGTTGTTGACCATGATGATGACACCAGACGAGCGGGATGCTCTGGTTGCTCGAATTAATATCTTCTGTGAGCTGATGAAAGGCGATATGTCTCAACGACAGGTGAGTCAAATGCTTGGAGTAGGCGTCGCGACGATAACCAGAGGTTCGAATGAGCTAAAGGCTAAATCTGAACAAGAGAAAGCCGTGATCGCTGACCTATTGCTTAAGTAA
- a CDS encoding MltF family protein gives MDVSRLLLFIWISLFSQLSYALELSPLSNKPYMGDLDVLKTKGTVRVLVSADLGFYYIEDGKPKGIVAEMLYHFEKSLRRKHPYLNVQIIPVQRDDLLPSLESGYGDVAVANLTITDKRLEIIDFSDPMIRDGKELIITGKKAEPITEIKQLSGKEVWIRASSSYFESVQSVNKALNELGLPPLHVHFIEESLQDYELIELVNQGYIQGTILDSHKAKLWTDVMENIQVHHDLPLRENGQIAWALRKNSPQLKKEINKYVKTARTGTLLGNVIYQKYIDNTRWLGRALNPNKIDRVAKLADVFEKYSSKYEFDPLMMSAQGFQESGLDQSRVSHRGAIGVMQVLPSTAKDKNVNIKNIHKVDNNIHAGVKYMRFIKDRYFDDPAITPDNQIYFTLASYNAGPAKIRKMRRIAKQKGYNPNIWFKNVEIITRKYVSKEPVTYVANINRYFVIYKQLQAIDAIRENGTARLLSTND, from the coding sequence GTGGATGTGAGTAGGTTGTTATTATTTATCTGGATATCGCTATTTAGCCAATTATCCTACGCATTAGAACTGTCCCCATTAAGCAATAAGCCTTACATGGGCGACTTGGATGTACTCAAAACCAAAGGAACGGTTAGAGTGCTCGTATCTGCCGATCTTGGTTTCTATTATATCGAGGATGGTAAGCCAAAAGGCATCGTGGCAGAAATGCTCTACCACTTTGAAAAAAGCCTTCGTAGAAAACATCCCTACCTCAATGTTCAAATCATTCCCGTACAACGAGACGATCTACTTCCCTCTTTAGAATCTGGCTATGGTGATGTCGCTGTCGCTAACCTAACGATCACTGACAAGCGTTTAGAAATCATCGATTTTTCAGATCCAATGATTAGAGATGGCAAAGAACTCATTATCACAGGGAAAAAGGCAGAACCTATCACTGAGATCAAGCAATTGAGCGGAAAAGAAGTGTGGATCCGTGCAAGCTCGAGTTACTTCGAGAGTGTACAAAGCGTCAATAAAGCACTTAACGAGTTAGGTTTGCCACCACTGCATGTCCACTTTATCGAGGAGTCATTACAAGACTACGAGCTGATTGAACTCGTTAACCAAGGTTATATACAAGGTACAATCCTAGACAGCCATAAAGCAAAGCTATGGACCGACGTAATGGAAAACATTCAAGTTCATCATGATTTGCCCTTACGTGAAAATGGCCAAATAGCATGGGCATTGAGAAAAAACAGTCCTCAGCTAAAGAAAGAGATAAACAAATACGTCAAGACCGCACGTACAGGCACCCTACTTGGGAATGTTATCTATCAGAAATACATCGACAACACTCGCTGGTTAGGTAGAGCACTCAACCCAAATAAAATAGACCGAGTAGCTAAACTCGCCGATGTCTTTGAAAAGTATTCGAGTAAATACGAATTCGATCCTTTGATGATGTCTGCACAAGGTTTCCAAGAGTCAGGGTTGGATCAAAGCAGAGTTTCTCATCGTGGAGCTATTGGTGTGATGCAGGTGTTGCCAAGTACCGCCAAAGACAAAAACGTCAACATCAAAAACATACACAAGGTGGATAACAACATCCATGCGGGTGTGAAATACATGCGTTTCATTAAGGACAGGTATTTTGACGACCCAGCCATTACGCCAGACAACCAAATCTACTTCACTTTGGCTTCTTACAACGCGGGGCCAGCTAAGATCAGAAAGATGAGGCGCATTGCCAAACAGAAAGGTTACAACCCAAACATCTGGTTTAAAAACGTCGAAATCATCACACGCAAATACGTGAGTAAAGAGCCTGTCACTTACGTAGCCAACATTAATCGTTACTTTGTAATTTACAAACAATTACAGGCGATCGATGCTATCCGAGAAAATGGTACGGCAAGATTACTAAGCACCAATGATTAA